A window of bacterium contains these coding sequences:
- a CDS encoding CotH kinase family protein encodes MKNIKHRIYITLAASLAVLYTAAMYAGGIQAAMTGSAATGETVVGKPVAASGLYDETILRTIYLEFAQKDWWQQLITNHNAGRDENLVADLIMDGVTYPGVGVRFKGMTSYQMTGNSQKKSFNIELDATNPDQRLMGYKTLNLNNASMDPSFIREVLYFNIMRKYVPCPQANFVKLIINGENWGIYVNAQQNNSDLIEEWFQSSDGDRWKVGGGMGGAFTIGTGGPQRQTFAEWAASTAAKDMNGDGQITEEDYVSFLNSQRPTGGRTQQPTFGEWMASPEAKDLNGDGQITAEDFNTIVSPWRIPLGTTQQAPPAGILPGGTPPVMPFGDPNMVPGGMPWMMPFGDPNTAAAGGMFVAGGMPPGGMFDPNMVPGGMPWMMPFGDPNTAAFTWGGRGGFGGMAVDPNRVAAGGNMMFGGGGGMMMFGGGNGALTWLGTDSAQYEQAYELKSGKTSDPWANLITTCDILNNTPLEQLPDTLESVLAVDRWLWFLALENIFTDEDSYLTKGWDYQIYYEVETGQIHPLEHDGNETFNSRDVNLDPFSGENSTSRPVISRLLAVPQFRQRYLAHLRTIINECLDWNILAPQVEAYKALIADEVRLDTKKLYSNDQFEKSFTDLENFVKNRRNYLLNHEEINRAAPQISSVARTVSQGDSASPLPGQSVRITAQVEGEAGIGDVTLYYAAGAVGSFTRVSMFDDGAHGDGRKGDGMYGGEIPPCPAGSLVRYYIEARSADTVQSTSFAPSGAEHRVFTYSVFIPVAVNTPVVINELMAKNEATIQDPQGEYEDWIELLNVSNRQADLSGMYLSDREDSPLKWKIPEGTVIAPGGYLLIWADEDGSDQPGLHANFKLSTDGESVMLVDTDERGNAILDSVVFGKQEADVSFGRFPNGTGQLQSMSPTPNGENLSFVSGGGISGNQTLDSDKDVDGYETGEGDCADNNPAVHPAAQEACDGIDNDCDGQVDENLTRACSSACGIGTETCRNGRWAGCTALQPQAEVRDGKDNDCDGQVDEAEPLASLIEKVSPSQAKQGDKNVTVAITLSQQAAMLPAGITPVSVKIATLTGRDMNRNGLQITAVFDIPADEPPGMKDISIEFPASGGTAPGGGAQFPGGFQPPAGTQLPAGFQLPTGSQPPAGFQPPAGFQPPAGFQPPAGMQLPAGAQPPAGAQPPAGQGMPIAMPPSGQNMIFTRSAAFEILASNAINPGLQPLDELPPRLYLNEFMADNTGTIEDPDEPGKFEDWIEIYNSGNSAVNMAGMYLTDDLTRPTKWQIPEGVSIPAKGYLLFWADENKGQGNTHANFKLSKSGEAIGLFDTDARGNAAIDTLTFAAQTTNVSQGRAHDGGEPWVSFDKPTPGSANSITQAGTMTDTDSDGVPDQRDNCPAVSNRDQLDPDGDGIGDACDACFNDPANDADGDGICADEDPCPNNPIHGDLNGDGNVSPADALSAFRCYLSLAACPDCADVDMNGSVTPADALCIFKKYLGLPGCLD; translated from the coding sequence ATGAAGAACATTAAGCACCGCATATACATAACCTTAGCAGCATCATTGGCTGTACTTTACACAGCAGCGATGTATGCTGGAGGCATCCAGGCAGCAATGACCGGGTCGGCAGCGACCGGTGAAACGGTTGTTGGCAAGCCTGTGGCCGCCTCCGGCCTGTATGACGAGACGATATTACGGACCATATACCTTGAATTCGCCCAGAAAGACTGGTGGCAGCAGTTAATTACTAACCACAATGCAGGCAGGGACGAGAATCTTGTCGCCGATCTTATCATGGATGGGGTTACTTACCCTGGCGTCGGGGTCAGATTCAAGGGCATGACATCATATCAGATGACAGGAAATTCCCAGAAGAAATCCTTCAATATCGAGCTGGATGCAACAAATCCCGATCAAAGGTTGATGGGGTATAAAACCCTGAATTTGAACAATGCCAGTATGGACCCCTCGTTCATCCGCGAAGTGCTCTATTTCAATATCATGAGAAAATATGTACCCTGTCCTCAGGCGAATTTCGTCAAGCTCATCATCAACGGCGAAAATTGGGGAATTTACGTTAATGCGCAGCAAAACAACTCGGACCTCATCGAAGAGTGGTTCCAGAGCAGTGATGGTGATCGATGGAAGGTAGGAGGAGGAATGGGCGGAGCTTTTACCATCGGCACGGGAGGCCCGCAGCGGCAAACATTTGCAGAATGGGCAGCCAGCACTGCGGCAAAGGACATGAACGGTGATGGCCAGATTACGGAAGAGGATTATGTTTCCTTTCTGAACTCCCAGCGGCCGACTGGCGGCAGGACACAACAGCCGACATTTGGAGAATGGATGGCCAGTCCTGAGGCGAAAGACCTGAATGGGGATGGCCAGATTACGGCGGAAGATTTCAATACCATTGTCAGCCCCTGGAGAATACCCTTGGGTACCACTCAACAGGCTCCTCCCGCTGGCATACTCCCTGGGGGGACCCCTCCGGTAATGCCCTTTGGGGATCCTAACATGGTTCCTGGCGGGATGCCGTGGATGATGCCATTCGGTGATCCTAACACGGCTGCTGCCGGTGGAATGTTTGTTGCTGGTGGCATGCCTCCCGGTGGTATGTTTGATCCTAACATGGTTCCTGGCGGGATGCCGTGGATGATGCCATTCGGTGATCCTAACACGGCTGCTTTTACATGGGGAGGCAGGGGTGGTTTTGGTGGCATGGCTGTTGATCCTAACAGGGTTGCTGCTGGCGGCAATATGATGTTTGGTGGCGGCGGCGGTATGATGATGTTCGGCGGTGGTAACGGCGCTTTGACCTGGCTGGGAACTGACAGCGCTCAATACGAACAGGCGTATGAATTAAAGTCAGGGAAAACATCCGATCCGTGGGCAAATCTGATTACAACCTGCGACATCTTAAACAACACGCCCCTGGAGCAACTGCCGGACACCCTGGAGTCTGTCCTGGCTGTCGATCGGTGGCTGTGGTTCCTGGCACTGGAGAACATCTTCACGGACGAGGATAGTTATCTGACCAAGGGCTGGGATTACCAGATCTATTATGAAGTGGAAACCGGGCAAATTCACCCCTTGGAACATGATGGCAATGAGACTTTCAATTCCCGTGATGTCAACCTCGATCCGTTTTCAGGCGAGAACAGCACGAGCCGTCCGGTGATAAGCAGGCTTCTGGCTGTCCCGCAGTTCCGTCAGCGCTACCTGGCACACCTGAGAACCATCATCAACGAGTGTCTCGATTGGAACATCCTGGCACCGCAGGTCGAAGCCTATAAAGCGCTCATTGCCGATGAAGTCAGGCTGGATACCAAGAAGCTGTATTCGAATGATCAATTTGAAAAAAGTTTCACCGATCTTGAGAATTTTGTGAAAAATCGCCGGAATTACCTGCTTAACCACGAGGAAATAAACAGAGCGGCTCCTCAGATTTCTTCGGTTGCCCGCACGGTATCGCAGGGAGATAGTGCTTCCCCCCTCCCTGGTCAATCCGTAAGAATAACGGCTCAGGTTGAGGGAGAGGCTGGCATCGGAGATGTTACCCTCTATTATGCCGCAGGAGCCGTCGGATCCTTTACCCGTGTGTCCATGTTCGATGATGGTGCTCATGGGGATGGGAGAAAAGGTGATGGCATGTATGGCGGGGAAATCCCTCCCTGCCCTGCGGGCAGCCTGGTCCGTTATTATATTGAAGCCAGGAGCGCTGATACGGTACAAAGCACCTCTTTTGCACCTTCGGGTGCCGAACATCGGGTTTTCACGTACAGCGTGTTCATCCCCGTTGCGGTAAATACTCCTGTTGTTATCAACGAGTTAATGGCAAAAAACGAGGCGACTATTCAGGATCCCCAGGGAGAGTACGAGGACTGGATCGAGCTTTTGAATGTCAGCAATCGGCAGGCAGACCTTTCGGGAATGTATCTGAGTGACAGGGAAGACAGCCCCCTCAAGTGGAAAATACCGGAGGGAACGGTGATTGCTCCGGGAGGTTATCTGCTGATTTGGGCTGATGAAGATGGGAGTGATCAGCCAGGGCTCCATGCCAATTTCAAGCTCTCGACCGATGGGGAAAGTGTCATGCTCGTGGATACGGACGAGCGGGGAAATGCCATTCTCGATTCCGTGGTGTTTGGAAAACAGGAGGCGGATGTATCGTTCGGGAGGTTCCCGAATGGCACTGGCCAGCTTCAGTCCATGTCCCCGACTCCCAATGGCGAGAATCTCTCCTTTGTTTCCGGTGGAGGCATTTCCGGTAATCAGACATTGGATTCGGATAAAGATGTGGATGGATACGAAACCGGCGAAGGAGACTGTGCTGATAATAACCCGGCTGTACATCCAGCGGCCCAGGAAGCTTGTGACGGCATAGATAATGACTGCGATGGCCAGGTGGATGAAAATCTGACCAGAGCTTGTTCCAGCGCCTGCGGCATCGGAACGGAGACCTGCCGGAATGGCCGGTGGGCCGGGTGCACTGCGCTTCAACCCCAGGCCGAAGTCCGGGATGGCAAAGATAATGATTGTGACGGCCAGGTGGATGAGGCAGAGCCTCTGGCATCGCTCATTGAAAAGGTTTCACCTTCGCAGGCAAAACAGGGGGATAAGAATGTAACCGTTGCCATAACCTTAAGCCAGCAGGCAGCCATGCTTCCTGCCGGGATTACTCCAGTCAGCGTGAAGATTGCTACCCTGACGGGAAGAGATATGAACCGCAACGGACTTCAGATAACAGCCGTATTTGACATTCCGGCAGATGAGCCGCCTGGGATGAAGGACATTTCCATCGAGTTTCCTGCATCGGGGGGCACTGCGCCAGGCGGTGGAGCCCAGTTCCCAGGCGGATTTCAGCCTCCGGCAGGGACCCAGCTTCCGGCTGGATTTCAACTCCCGACTGGATCACAACCCCCAGCCGGATTCCAGCCGCCAGCCGGGTTCCAACCCCCTGCCGGATTTCAGCCTCCGGCTGGAATGCAGCTTCCAGCAGGGGCTCAGCCTCCGGCAGGGGCTCAGCCTCCGGCAGGACAGGGTATGCCCATAGCCATGCCTCCCAGTGGTCAGAATATGATCTTCACCAGGTCAGCCGCATTTGAAATCCTGGCAAGTAATGCCATTAACCCCGGACTCCAGCCGCTGGATGAGCTCCCCCCCCGGCTTTACCTCAACGAGTTCATGGCTGATAATACCGGCACGATTGAGGACCCCGACGAGCCGGGAAAGTTTGAGGACTGGATCGAAATCTACAATTCAGGCAATTCGGCTGTCAATATGGCCGGTATGTATCTGACCGATGATTTGACCAGGCCGACCAAATGGCAGATTCCGGAGGGAGTGAGTATTCCGGCCAAAGGTTACCTGCTTTTCTGGGCTGATGAAAATAAAGGGCAGGGGAATACTCATGCCAACTTCAAGCTCAGTAAAAGCGGGGAAGCGATCGGTCTGTTCGACACCGATGCCAGAGGAAATGCGGCTATCGATACCCTGACCTTCGCAGCGCAGACCACAAATGTTTCGCAGGGAAGGGCGCACGATGGTGGAGAGCCCTGGGTGTCGTTCGATAAACCTACCCCCGGCTCTGCAAATTCCATAACCCAGGCGGGAACCATGACCGATACTGATTCTGACGGTGTGCCTGATCAGAGGGACAACTGTCCGGCTGTTTCAAACAGGGACCAGCTTGATCCCGATGGTGACGGCATTGGGGATGCATGTGATGCCTGCTTCAACGATCCGGCCAATGATGCTGATGGGGATGGAATCTGCGCTGATGAAGATCCCTGCCCGAATAATCCCATTCATGGAGACCTGAATGGAGATGGAAACGTTTCTCCGGCAGACGCTCTCAGTGCGTTTCGGTGTTACCTCAGCCTGGCCGCCTGTCCTGATTGTGCTGATGTAGATATGAACGGCAGTGTTACTCCAGCGGATGCGCTGTGCATTTTTAAAAAATATCTAGGACTGCCAGGTTGTCTGGATTGA
- a CDS encoding UPF0182 family protein has translation MEVKRKIIFRTALFILLDFLAVVAIREMAHLYGELLWFKSLHYSPVFWTIFLTKWSVWFIFGMAFVLVAGINIYLARKIGAPKNHWELSYRTQEPGGVKVIPLQPEQVDKLLIVACLLLGGLMGLWPALRSWDSFLRFLYQKPFAQVDPIFHRDIGFFVFTYPIYVFLQQWLFCALLITSVLVGYIYVKDKAMNLKPGEISFTRRAKVHLSVLNGFILLLIAWDSRLKLLGLLYSNRGVVFGAGYTDMNAQLIAYWVFIVIAAVCALVFWFNTSAEGWKWPLIGLATLFALSILGNNFYPWVFQKLVVQPNELTKEEPYIQRNIQYTRAGYNLDKIEERDFQASANLTLEDIRKNSPTLKNVKLWDKSPLKQTYRELQEMRLYYSFVSVDEDRYLLDGKKTQIMLSVRELDQNNLPPQAQTFENRYFKYTHGYGLCMNLVNDVTEKGLPNLIVKDIPPASQSLLNISRPEIYYGEKTKDFVIVNTKSQEFDYPKGDTNVYTKYREKSSVPIGSFFNRLVFSIKYLEPRILFTNYLTPQSRILIHRQIKDRVKTLAPFLTYDRDPYVVVSDAGRIFWILDAYTTTDMYPYSERIALASDSDLSSPVMSALSADRKAGMKMINYIRNSVKITIDAYSGETTFYMVDEEEPIIRTYRRIYPRLFKHFSRMPQDLRAHIRYPRDLFEIQAHMYRLYHMSNAQVFYNKEDLWDLPLQRGVTGQTGSPMRGYYLTMRLPDYQEEEFLLMVPFTPDSKSNMIAWMCARCDGPDYGKLLVYKLPKEKLIYGPRQIEARIDQQTEISSQLTLWSQQGSDVFRGDLLVIPIEESILYVEPVYLLANDRSNVPELKRVIVAYGEKIEMKQTLSEALQEIFGQETAQVPSLTASQDPHLLEEHDLCQIQPAGHRMANQSIIDLARRVTQCFQASTDSFRKGDWAGYGRHQEQLGQVIRDLSAALQESDKMRHTLTDHQSDHQSQPHNPLSDSNFSSRLAHRQ, from the coding sequence ATGGAAGTTAAAAGGAAAATTATTTTTCGTACCGCTCTTTTTATTCTCCTGGATTTTTTGGCTGTAGTGGCCATCAGAGAGATGGCCCATCTGTACGGGGAGCTTCTCTGGTTTAAATCTCTGCACTATTCCCCGGTATTCTGGACTATTTTCCTGACCAAGTGGTCAGTGTGGTTCATTTTTGGAATGGCCTTTGTTCTGGTGGCCGGCATCAACATATACCTGGCCAGGAAAATCGGGGCTCCCAAAAATCACTGGGAGTTGTCTTACCGGACTCAGGAGCCGGGCGGGGTAAAGGTTATTCCCCTTCAACCGGAGCAGGTCGATAAGCTGCTGATCGTGGCCTGTCTTCTCCTTGGCGGGCTCATGGGACTGTGGCCTGCTCTTCGCTCCTGGGACTCATTCCTGCGCTTCCTGTATCAGAAGCCCTTCGCCCAGGTGGACCCGATTTTCCATCGGGATATCGGATTTTTCGTGTTCACGTATCCAATTTATGTTTTCTTGCAGCAATGGCTTTTTTGTGCACTCCTGATAACCAGTGTGCTGGTGGGCTATATCTATGTCAAAGATAAGGCCATGAACCTTAAGCCGGGCGAGATCAGCTTCACTCGGAGGGCCAAGGTTCACCTGTCGGTGCTGAATGGTTTTATCCTGCTTCTCATAGCCTGGGACAGCAGGCTGAAATTGCTGGGACTTCTGTATTCCAACCGCGGGGTGGTTTTCGGTGCCGGCTATACGGACATGAATGCTCAACTGATTGCTTATTGGGTCTTTATCGTTATTGCTGCGGTGTGTGCACTGGTATTCTGGTTCAATACCTCGGCTGAAGGATGGAAGTGGCCGCTCATCGGTCTGGCCACGCTCTTTGCCCTGTCCATCCTGGGAAATAATTTTTATCCCTGGGTGTTTCAGAAACTTGTTGTTCAGCCAAATGAATTAACCAAAGAGGAGCCATATATCCAGCGTAATATCCAGTATACCCGGGCCGGATACAATCTGGATAAGATTGAAGAGAGAGACTTTCAGGCTTCGGCGAACCTGACTCTCGAAGACATCCGGAAAAATTCCCCGACCCTGAAGAATGTCAAATTGTGGGATAAAAGTCCCCTGAAACAAACCTACCGTGAACTGCAGGAGATGCGCTTATACTACAGCTTTGTCAGCGTGGATGAGGACCGCTACCTCCTGGATGGGAAAAAAACCCAGATCATGCTCTCCGTCCGTGAATTGGACCAAAATAACCTCCCCCCTCAGGCTCAGACATTTGAAAACAGATATTTCAAGTATACCCACGGTTATGGCCTGTGTATGAACCTTGTCAATGATGTAACCGAAAAGGGATTGCCCAACCTGATTGTCAAAGATATTCCTCCGGCCAGTCAATCACTGCTCAATATTTCCCGGCCTGAGATTTACTATGGTGAAAAAACCAAAGACTTTGTTATTGTCAATACAAAATCCCAGGAATTCGATTATCCCAAGGGAGACACCAATGTCTACACGAAATATCGAGAGAAAAGCAGCGTTCCCATCGGTTCTTTTTTTAACCGGCTGGTTTTTTCAATCAAATACCTGGAGCCCAGGATTTTGTTTACCAACTACCTCACGCCGCAAAGCCGGATACTGATCCACCGTCAAATCAAGGACCGGGTCAAGACCCTGGCGCCTTTTTTGACCTACGACCGGGACCCCTATGTAGTGGTGTCGGATGCCGGGCGCATCTTCTGGATTCTCGATGCATATACCACTACCGATATGTATCCTTATTCCGAGCGAATCGCCCTGGCCTCGGATTCCGACCTTTCCTCTCCGGTGATGTCGGCTCTTTCGGCAGACCGCAAGGCCGGGATGAAGATGATCAATTATATCCGCAATTCGGTGAAAATAACCATCGATGCCTATAGCGGGGAAACTACCTTTTATATGGTGGATGAGGAAGAGCCGATTATCCGGACCTACCGGAGAATATACCCCCGGCTTTTTAAACACTTCTCCAGAATGCCGCAGGACTTGCGGGCTCACATCCGCTACCCCCGGGACCTGTTTGAAATTCAGGCTCACATGTACCGGCTCTACCATATGAGTAATGCCCAGGTATTTTACAATAAGGAAGATTTATGGGACCTGCCGCTGCAGCGAGGAGTTACCGGGCAGACTGGTTCACCGATGCGGGGGTATTACCTGACCATGCGCCTGCCGGACTATCAGGAAGAGGAATTTTTGCTCATGGTTCCGTTTACTCCTGACAGTAAAAGCAACATGATTGCCTGGATGTGCGCCCGGTGCGATGGACCGGATTATGGCAAGCTGTTGGTATATAAGCTGCCCAAGGAAAAGCTGATTTACGGCCCCCGTCAGATCGAAGCCCGTATCGACCAGCAGACCGAGATCTCCAGCCAATTGACCTTATGGAGCCAGCAAGGGTCTGATGTCTTCAGGGGGGATTTACTGGTAATTCCCATTGAAGAATCCATTCTCTATGTCGAGCCGGTTTATCTTCTGGCCAATGATCGAAGCAACGTACCCGAGCTGAAGCGGGTTATTGTCGCCTATGGGGAAAAAATAGAGATGAAGCAAACGCTGTCTGAGGCTTTGCAGGAGATATTCGGTCAGGAAACTGCCCAGGTTCCTTCTCTGACGGCGTCACAAGATCCGCATCTCCTGGAAGAGCATGATCTGTGCCAGATCCAACCGGCAGGACACCGGATGGCCAATCAGTCGATTATCGATCTGGCCAGAAGGGTGACCCAATGTTTTCAAGCTTCTACAGACAGCTTCCGGAAAGGTGACTGGGCTGGATATGGACGGCACCAGGAACAATTGGGACAGGTCATTCGAGATCTGTCGGCAGCTTTACAGGAGAGTGATAAAATGCGGCACACCCTTACCGATCATCAATCCGATCATCAATCTCAACCCCATAACCCTCTCTCCGACAGTAATTTTTCGAGCAGGCTGGCACACCGGCAATAG
- a CDS encoding phosphate ABC transporter substrate-binding protein — protein MEYIQADIRRSLILFLFLLVMAISACNSNSNGNPNRKNHIITIAGSTSVMPFTEKLAEYFMIDHSNYSINVQGGGSTAGIQSCLNKTSDIGMSSRELKEDEKELNEIVICYDGIALVVNPNNSVEALSLQQVKDIFNGKITNWKELGWIDRKIDVVTREEGSGTRGSFEDLVMQKDSIDDSIMVQDSNGSVKEVVATDPYAIGYISLGLVDKRVKAVIIDGVSPSITNIKQKKYKIVRPFLYLTNADPQDGAKKFIEYVLSHEGQSILKKEGLVSIHD, from the coding sequence ATGGAATACATTCAAGCAGATATTCGCCGATCTTTAATCCTCTTTCTTTTTCTTTTGGTTATGGCCATAAGCGCATGTAATAGTAACTCTAACGGCAATCCAAATCGAAAAAATCATATAATTACTATTGCCGGTTCTACTTCTGTTATGCCTTTCACGGAAAAATTGGCTGAATATTTTATGATCGATCATTCAAATTATTCAATTAATGTTCAGGGTGGCGGTTCAACCGCCGGTATTCAGTCCTGCCTTAACAAAACCTCGGATATAGGTATGTCTTCCCGAGAGCTTAAAGAGGATGAAAAAGAGCTCAACGAGATTGTGATATGCTATGACGGTATTGCCCTCGTGGTCAACCCAAATAATTCAGTAGAGGCTCTTTCTCTTCAACAGGTAAAAGATATCTTTAATGGGAAGATCACTAACTGGAAAGAGTTAGGTTGGATCGACCGTAAAATAGATGTCGTAACTCGCGAGGAAGGCTCCGGGACCCGAGGCAGTTTTGAAGATTTGGTTATGCAAAAAGATAGCATTGATGATAGTATTATGGTTCAGGATTCTAACGGATCAGTAAAGGAGGTTGTGGCGACTGATCCTTATGCCATAGGGTATATCTCTCTTGGATTAGTGGACAAAAGGGTTAAAGCAGTTATCATAGATGGCGTTTCCCCTTCAATAACTAATATTAAACAAAAAAAATATAAAATTGTCCGTCCTTTTCTGTATTTAACCAATGCTGATCCTCAAGATGGAGCAAAAAAATTTATCGAATATGTCCTTTCTCATGAAGGACAGAGTATCCTGAAAAAAGAAGGTCTGGTTTCCATACATGATTGA
- the pstC gene encoding phosphate ABC transporter permease subunit PstC, which produces MPRERYIKWVLTMFAFSSILFLFLIFIFIFIEGLPLFSKVGFNKIIFGFKWAPTKGFFGIFPMIISSFLVTIGALIIGAQLGLSCAIYLSEYAGKKMKIFLKPGLELLASIPSVVYGFLGLIYIVPLIRNYLGGSGFCLLTTSMVLGIMILPTIISISYDSLQSVPKTYRDGSLAMGATKWQTIRMVVVPSASSGILASFILGMGRAIGETMAVIMVAGNALKIPAGPLEPLRTLTSNIALELAYANGDHRKGLFATGVVLLIIIMILNYIANFIFKNKIIK; this is translated from the coding sequence ATTCCCCGAGAACGGTATATTAAATGGGTTTTGACGATGTTTGCCTTTTCGTCAATTCTGTTTTTATTTCTCATTTTTATATTTATCTTTATCGAAGGATTACCATTATTCAGCAAAGTTGGCTTCAATAAAATCATTTTTGGCTTCAAGTGGGCACCTACGAAAGGTTTTTTCGGTATTTTCCCTATGATCATTTCTTCCTTCTTGGTGACCATTGGTGCGTTAATAATCGGTGCCCAACTGGGGCTTTCCTGTGCTATCTATCTTTCTGAATATGCAGGGAAAAAAATGAAAATATTCCTCAAACCAGGGCTGGAGCTTCTGGCCAGTATTCCTTCGGTGGTTTATGGGTTTTTAGGGTTGATCTACATCGTCCCCTTGATAAGAAACTATCTCGGAGGTTCCGGTTTCTGTCTTCTTACCACATCAATGGTCTTGGGTATAATGATTTTACCGACCATTATCAGTATCTCATATGATTCTCTGCAAAGTGTACCTAAGACTTATCGGGATGGTTCATTGGCTATGGGAGCAACCAAATGGCAAACTATACGTATGGTGGTCGTTCCTTCTGCCAGTTCGGGTATCCTGGCCAGTTTCATTTTAGGAATGGGCAGGGCCATCGGTGAAACTATGGCTGTGATCATGGTTGCAGGAAATGCCCTCAAGATTCCTGCCGGCCCTCTGGAACCATTACGGACACTAACGAGTAACATTGCCCTGGAACTTGCCTATGCCAACGGTGATCATCGTAAGGGATTATTTGCTACCGGGGTTGTTCTGCTTATTATTATCATGATTCTTAACTATATAGCTAATTTTATCTTTAAAAATAAAATAATTAAATAA